The Leptolyngbya sp. CCY15150 genome window below encodes:
- a CDS encoding thioesterase family protein codes for MSYTYRRTVRFRETDAAGVVYFANVLAMCHDAYEASLAEAGIDLPSFFCYPKVAFPITNATVDFFQPMFCGDRQIIQLSPRQLGSSEFETLYEIFIDPGEEPAPMTCVARASTRHVCINAIARAKASLPPEVLQWLRRWGKVLDEDLL; via the coding sequence ATGTCTTATACCTATCGCCGCACCGTCCGATTTCGTGAAACTGATGCTGCAGGCGTCGTGTACTTTGCCAATGTATTAGCCATGTGCCACGATGCCTACGAAGCCTCTCTGGCCGAGGCTGGCATTGATCTCCCCTCCTTCTTTTGCTATCCCAAGGTGGCCTTTCCGATCACCAATGCCACGGTTGATTTTTTCCAGCCAATGTTTTGTGGCGATCGCCAAATCATTCAGCTTAGCCCGCGACAACTAGGCAGCAGCGAGTTTGAAACGCTTTACGAAATCTTCATCGATCCTGGCGAAGAACCCGCCCCTATGACCTGCGTGGCCCGAGCCAGCACCCGCCATGTATGCATCAATGCGATCGCCCGGGCCAAGGCTAGCCTGCCGCCGGAGGTGCTGCAATGGCTACGGCGCTGGGGTAAGGTCTTAGACGAAGACTTGCTCTAG
- a CDS encoding type II toxin-antitoxin system RelE/ParE family toxin codes for MSNIGYSVFKVRIRNTDIQKGKSGGYRLIYYLQTTTGIILLTIYLKSEQADIDADEIRAIIEQEE; via the coding sequence ATCTCGAACATCGGTTATTCGGTCTTCAAGGTTCGCATTCGCAACACGGATATTCAGAAGGGTAAAAGTGGTGGATATCGCCTGATTTACTATCTTCAAACTACGACTGGAATTATTCTTCTGACGATCTATCTAAAGTCTGAGCAGGCTGATATTGATGCAGATGAAATCAGAGCAATCATCGAGCAGGAAGAATAA
- a CDS encoding phenylpyruvate tautomerase MIF-related protein, with protein sequence MPLIKLQTSLPSPDAAAVESLLKDLSASLAKHLGKPESYVMTSFQADIAMTFGGTTQPTCYIEIKSVGTMGGDRTRAMSQDFCAKIHTALGIPANRTYIEFADAPGAMWGWNGSTFG encoded by the coding sequence ATGCCCTTAATCAAACTTCAAACTTCCCTCCCCTCCCCGGATGCGGCCGCGGTTGAGTCCCTGCTGAAGGATCTGTCCGCCAGTCTGGCCAAGCATTTGGGTAAACCCGAGTCCTACGTGATGACCTCCTTTCAAGCCGACATCGCCATGACCTTTGGGGGCACCACCCAACCCACCTGCTATATCGAAATTAAAAGTGTGGGCACCATGGGAGGCGATCGCACCCGCGCCATGAGCCAAGATTTTTGCGCCAAGATCCATACTGCCTTGGGCATCCCAGCCAATCGCACCTACATCGAATTTGCTGATGCCCCAGGAGCCATGTGGGGCTGGAATGGTTCCACCTTTGGCTAG
- a CDS encoding TenA family transcriptional regulator — MPLTCHQLITLHPQAWDSATVHPFLDQCANSTIQTQQFNTWLVQDYLFVVDFTRMAARLLAIAPVEHYDVLLSGMIALKDELQWFRAKAQERRLELDVRPQATCTEYCAYMGSLADAPYAVQATAFWAIELAYNQGWQKPGAMDAPYAEFAERWGNPGFTAYVQQLEQQADQALTTAPDLAQQQAESAFLKITRLERDFWQMAFNAA, encoded by the coding sequence ATGCCCTTAACCTGTCATCAGCTCATCACCCTCCATCCCCAAGCCTGGGACTCAGCCACGGTGCATCCTTTTCTGGATCAATGCGCGAACAGCACCATCCAAACGCAACAGTTTAATACCTGGCTGGTGCAAGATTATTTATTTGTGGTGGACTTTACCCGCATGGCAGCGCGGCTCTTGGCGATCGCTCCCGTCGAGCACTATGATGTCTTGCTGAGCGGCATGATTGCCCTTAAAGACGAACTTCAGTGGTTTCGTGCCAAGGCCCAAGAACGACGGCTAGAACTAGACGTGCGTCCCCAAGCCACCTGCACCGAATATTGCGCCTACATGGGCAGTCTCGCCGATGCGCCCTACGCCGTGCAGGCCACGGCCTTCTGGGCCATTGAGCTGGCCTATAATCAAGGCTGGCAAAAGCCCGGAGCCATGGATGCACCCTATGCAGAGTTTGCAGAGCGCTGGGGCAATCCAGGCTTCACCGCCTACGTACAGCAGTTGGAGCAGCAAGCCGACCAAGCCCTGACCACCGCCCCTGACCTAGCCCAACAGCAGGCAGAGTCTGCCTTTCTAAAAATCACTCGCCTAGAGCGCGATTTTTGGCAGATGGCCTTTAACGCCGCGTAG
- a CDS encoding elongation factor G yields MSGNVVSGSRNVAIVGPYLSGKTTLLESMLSVTGATSRKGSIKDGNTVGDATPEARDRQMSVEVNAASTEYSGIRFTFVDCPGSIEFAQEAYNALIGVDAAIVVCEPDSDRVLTLAALFQFLDDWEIPHLLFINKIDKAHAGFSDLLNALQTVSTRPLVLHQYPIGQGDATAGFIDLVTEQAYHYHPGAPADPIPLPDDLKEQEHLARQDMLEALADFDDHLLEELIEEVDPPADEIWSDLKLELGADLIVPVFVGMADQDYGVRPLLDALVRETPEPSIAAARHPIAAADDIPVAQVLKTYYTQQGGKLSLVRVWQGTFQDGAIVNGTRLGGIYSLMGQQQTPLQVAEAGAIVAMGRLDGISTGATLSTDASVAALPQAEHLMPVYALAIAPERRSDDVKLSTALGKLMDEDPAIAWEQHGDTHEVILWGQGDIHLQVALDRLSRKHNLPMTTHAPQVPYKETIKQATQSIHGRYKHQTGGHGQFGDVYLDIRPLDRGAGFQFKETIVGGVVPKQYIPGVEMGVREFLSQGPLGFPVVDVSVTLTNGSYHAVDSSEQAFKQAARIAMQDGLQQCQPSLLEPILSMVISVPNSYTSNVLRLVSTRRGQILGYASKPNWRDWDEVTAYLPQSEMQDLIVELRSLTMGVGFFQWQYDHLQDVPDKLMDQMIARSQAAANGNH; encoded by the coding sequence ATGAGTGGCAATGTAGTATCTGGCTCACGAAATGTGGCGATTGTGGGGCCCTACTTGAGCGGTAAAACCACCCTGCTCGAAAGTATGCTTTCGGTGACGGGAGCCACCTCCCGCAAAGGGAGTATCAAAGACGGTAATACCGTTGGTGATGCAACCCCCGAAGCCCGCGATCGCCAGATGAGTGTGGAGGTGAATGCCGCCAGTACTGAGTACAGCGGTATTCGTTTTACGTTTGTGGATTGTCCAGGGTCGATTGAATTTGCCCAGGAAGCCTATAATGCGCTGATTGGCGTTGATGCAGCCATTGTGGTCTGTGAACCAGACAGCGATCGCGTCTTGACCTTGGCAGCCCTGTTTCAATTCTTAGATGACTGGGAAATTCCTCACCTGCTGTTCATCAACAAAATTGATAAGGCCCATGCGGGTTTTTCCGATCTGCTCAACGCCCTCCAAACCGTTTCAACCCGGCCCCTCGTGCTGCACCAATATCCCATCGGTCAAGGAGACGCCACCGCTGGGTTTATTGACCTAGTGACCGAGCAGGCCTATCACTACCACCCCGGAGCCCCAGCCGATCCCATTCCCTTGCCCGATGACTTAAAGGAGCAGGAGCATCTAGCCCGCCAGGACATGCTCGAAGCCTTGGCAGACTTTGATGATCATCTGCTGGAAGAGCTGATAGAAGAGGTTGATCCTCCTGCCGACGAAATTTGGAGCGATCTGAAGCTAGAGCTTGGGGCAGATTTAATCGTGCCCGTGTTTGTCGGCATGGCCGATCAAGACTATGGCGTGCGTCCTCTCCTCGATGCCCTCGTACGTGAAACCCCAGAACCCTCGATTGCAGCGGCTCGTCACCCCATTGCAGCGGCCGACGACATCCCTGTAGCCCAAGTCCTCAAAACCTACTACACCCAGCAGGGCGGCAAGCTCTCCCTGGTGCGCGTCTGGCAGGGTACGTTTCAGGATGGGGCGATCGTCAACGGTACGCGCTTAGGCGGCATCTATAGCCTCATGGGACAGCAGCAAACGCCTCTGCAGGTGGCCGAAGCTGGCGCGATTGTGGCCATGGGTCGCTTGGATGGCATCAGCACCGGCGCTACCCTGAGCACCGATGCCTCCGTTGCCGCTCTACCGCAGGCCGAGCATTTGATGCCGGTCTACGCCTTGGCGATCGCTCCCGAACGCCGCAGCGATGATGTCAAACTCAGCACGGCGCTCGGCAAGCTGATGGACGAAGATCCAGCGATCGCTTGGGAACAGCACGGCGACACCCATGAGGTGATCCTCTGGGGGCAGGGCGACATTCATCTCCAGGTAGCCCTCGATCGCTTGAGTCGTAAGCATAACCTGCCCATGACCACCCACGCACCTCAAGTGCCCTACAAGGAAACCATCAAGCAGGCGACCCAGTCTATCCACGGACGCTATAAGCACCAAACCGGTGGACATGGGCAGTTTGGTGATGTCTACCTCGACATTCGTCCCCTCGATCGCGGTGCAGGCTTCCAGTTCAAGGAAACGATTGTGGGCGGCGTCGTGCCCAAGCAATATATTCCCGGTGTGGAAATGGGCGTGCGGGAATTCCTCAGCCAAGGGCCCCTGGGCTTCCCGGTGGTGGATGTGTCGGTGACGCTCACCAATGGTTCCTACCACGCGGTGGATAGCTCGGAGCAAGCCTTTAAGCAAGCAGCCCGCATCGCCATGCAGGATGGTCTACAGCAATGCCAGCCCTCGCTGCTGGAGCCGATTCTATCCATGGTGATATCGGTGCCCAATAGCTACACCTCCAACGTGCTGCGGCTAGTGAGCACCCGCCGGGGGCAAATTCTCGGCTATGCCAGCAAGCCCAACTGGCGCGACTGGGACGAAGTGACCGCCTACCTACCGCAGTCGGAGATGCAGGATCTGATCGTCGAGCTGCGATCGCTGACCATGGGGGTTGGGTTCTTCCAGTGGCAATACGATCATCTGCAAGACGTCCCCGACAAGCTGATGGATCAAATGATTGCCCGTAGCCAAGCGGCTGCCAACGGCAACCATTAA
- the gshA gene encoding glutamate--cysteine ligase produces the protein MLLSKGFEVEMYTGTPQGEIVGLSDKITAALHGFVREPDSRNVEYTTPPLYGYDRLLCNLVRPRRDLRAYLQTLGNYTIHPGSTLSLGDSQRFWRSDPSNPYHDYIEQTYGATVVTASIHINIGIEDPEMLMRACRLVRLEAPLFLALSASSPFLDGQVTGAHSRRWSVFPKTPAQVPLFTSHDHFIQWTEQQLVLGTMQNVRHLWSSVRPNGDRRPYNLNRLELRICDLVSDPIALLAITAFLEARLMQLFDQPDLDPLVSSSLSIEELGAIADDNEQAAAYHSLDAELRHWQDGRTIIARDWIEELYPELWAIAKSRGFSCFLSPLKKILREGNEAQRWLAAYEQGQDIRTIIQQGIQDMSDREAMLEEQICQGIAA, from the coding sequence GTGCTACTATCCAAAGGCTTTGAGGTTGAGATGTACACGGGCACCCCCCAGGGGGAGATTGTGGGACTCTCGGATAAGATTACCGCCGCCCTGCATGGCTTCGTCCGCGAACCCGATAGCCGCAATGTGGAATATACCACTCCCCCTCTCTACGGCTACGATCGCCTCCTGTGTAACCTCGTGCGCCCCCGCCGCGACCTGCGCGCCTACCTGCAAACCTTAGGAAACTACACCATCCACCCCGGCAGCACCCTCTCCCTCGGCGATAGCCAACGATTTTGGCGCTCCGACCCCAGCAATCCCTACCACGACTACATCGAACAAACCTACGGAGCCACGGTAGTCACCGCTAGCATCCATATCAATATCGGCATCGAAGATCCAGAGATGCTGATGCGGGCCTGTCGCCTAGTGCGATTAGAAGCGCCGCTATTCCTGGCCCTGAGCGCATCCTCACCCTTTTTAGATGGTCAGGTGACCGGTGCCCACTCGCGCCGCTGGAGCGTTTTCCCTAAAACTCCCGCCCAGGTACCGCTGTTTACCAGCCATGACCACTTCATTCAATGGACGGAGCAACAGTTGGTGCTCGGCACGATGCAAAATGTGCGCCACCTATGGTCATCGGTGCGACCCAATGGCGATCGCCGTCCCTATAACCTCAACCGTCTAGAGCTACGCATCTGTGACCTCGTATCTGATCCGATCGCTCTCTTAGCCATCACCGCTTTCCTGGAAGCTCGACTGATGCAGCTCTTTGACCAGCCCGACCTCGATCCCCTGGTGAGCAGTAGCCTATCTATCGAAGAACTAGGGGCGATCGCTGATGATAATGAACAAGCTGCCGCCTACCACAGTCTCGATGCCGAACTGCGCCACTGGCAGGATGGTCGCACCATCATCGCCCGCGACTGGATTGAGGAACTCTACCCAGAACTATGGGCGATCGCCAAGTCTCGGGGCTTTAGCTGCTTTTTATCTCCGCTGAAGAAAATTCTCCGGGAGGGGAATGAAGCCCAGCGCTGGCTAGCGGCCTATGAGCAAGGGCAGGATATCCGCACGATCATCCAGCAAGGCATTCAAGACATGAGCGATCGGGAAGCGATGCTGGAAGAACAAATCTGTCAGGGCATTGCCGCATAG
- a CDS encoding B12-binding domain-containing radical SAM protein, with the protein MRALFIYPIFPKTFWSYEKILELVNRKVLLPPLGLVTVAALLPQTWDFKLVDRNIRPATEEEWAWADIVILSGMIVQKDDMIAQVQEAKRRGKLVAVGGPYPTSIPQDMEFAGADFLVLDEGEITLPMFVEALERGDRSGVFRSGGEKPDVTHTPVPRFDLLDLDQYDSMSVQFSRGCPFQCEFCDIIVLYGRKPRTKTPEQLLKELDYLYELGWRRSVFMVDDNFIGNKRNVKLLLPALKAWQQERGYPFSFVTEASVDLAQDEEMMAMMSDCRFDAIFVGIETPDEESLTFTKKFQNTRDSLADSVDKITAAGLRVMAGFIIGFDNEEAGAGDRIVTFVELTGIPATTFAMLQALPNTALWHRLEKEGRLLGQEAGINQTTLMNFEPTRPIEQIAQEYVEAFSTLYEPHTYLNRVYRYFLKMGKPRYKLAFQWPSLVDLRALLIVIWRQGMKRSTRWEFWRNLWGILQQNPEVAVQYLTVCAHNEHFLEYRDIVRQEIEEQLAALKAAKDESVPDPVAASVGQ; encoded by the coding sequence ATGCGAGCACTGTTTATCTATCCCATTTTTCCAAAAACCTTTTGGTCCTACGAGAAAATCTTAGAACTGGTTAATCGCAAAGTTTTGCTACCGCCGCTAGGGTTGGTCACGGTTGCAGCCCTGCTGCCGCAAACCTGGGACTTCAAGCTCGTCGATCGCAATATCCGTCCAGCCACGGAAGAAGAATGGGCCTGGGCCGACATCGTCATCCTCTCCGGCATGATTGTGCAAAAAGACGACATGATTGCCCAAGTGCAAGAAGCGAAGCGGCGCGGCAAGCTCGTGGCGGTGGGCGGCCCCTATCCCACCTCCATTCCCCAGGATATGGAATTTGCCGGTGCCGATTTCTTGGTGCTGGATGAAGGGGAAATTACCCTACCCATGTTTGTTGAAGCCCTAGAAAGGGGCGATCGCAGCGGTGTCTTCCGTTCCGGTGGCGAAAAGCCAGACGTGACCCATACCCCCGTGCCGCGCTTCGACCTGCTCGACCTCGATCAGTACGACTCGATGTCCGTGCAGTTTTCCCGAGGCTGTCCCTTCCAGTGCGAATTTTGCGATATCATTGTTCTCTATGGTCGTAAACCCCGCACCAAGACGCCCGAGCAGTTGCTCAAAGAATTAGATTATCTCTATGAACTCGGCTGGCGGCGCAGCGTTTTCATGGTAGACGATAACTTTATCGGCAATAAGCGCAATGTAAAACTCTTACTGCCGGCGCTCAAAGCCTGGCAGCAGGAGCGCGGCTATCCCTTCAGCTTTGTCACCGAAGCATCGGTAGACTTAGCTCAGGATGAAGAGATGATGGCTATGATGTCCGATTGTCGCTTTGATGCGATCTTCGTAGGCATTGAAACGCCTGACGAAGAAAGTCTTACCTTCACCAAGAAGTTTCAAAATACCCGCGATTCCTTAGCTGATTCCGTTGATAAGATCACGGCTGCAGGTCTCCGGGTGATGGCGGGCTTTATCATCGGCTTTGATAACGAAGAAGCTGGGGCCGGCGATCGCATTGTTACCTTCGTTGAATTAACCGGCATTCCTGCCACTACCTTTGCCATGCTCCAGGCTTTACCGAATACAGCCCTGTGGCATCGGTTAGAAAAAGAAGGACGCTTACTCGGTCAAGAAGCGGGCATCAACCAAACTACCTTGATGAACTTCGAACCGACTCGCCCGATTGAACAAATTGCCCAGGAATATGTAGAGGCCTTCAGCACGCTCTATGAACCTCATACGTATCTGAATCGCGTCTATCGCTATTTCCTGAAAATGGGTAAGCCACGCTATAAACTAGCATTCCAGTGGCCCAGCTTAGTGGATCTGCGTGCCCTACTGATCGTCATTTGGCGGCAAGGTATGAAACGCAGCACCCGCTGGGAATTTTGGCGTAATCTCTGGGGTATCCTGCAGCAGAACCCTGAGGTGGCAGTTCAATACCTAACCGTCTGCGCCCACAATGAACATTTCCTAGAATATCGCGATATTGTTCGTCAGGAAATTGAGGAACAGTTGGCAGCTCTGAAGGCAGCTAAGGATGAGTCTGTTCCTGATCCGGTTGCGGCATCGGTGGGTCAGTAA
- a CDS encoding flavin reductase family protein, whose amino-acid sequence MLDEQAKKTMLRKIPHGLYVCGVQDGDEVNGFTASWVMQASFQPPLVVNCVKNDSGSHAMIKSSQVFALSVLEEGQKSMAQTFFKPQRRVGNKFEEVEFYLGETGCPIITDSLGYVECRVVGAVEHGDHTVFVGEVIAAGIHREGNPLLLESTGWQYGG is encoded by the coding sequence GTGCTCGACGAACAGGCCAAGAAAACTATGCTTCGCAAAATCCCCCACGGGCTTTATGTCTGCGGAGTTCAGGATGGCGATGAGGTCAACGGCTTCACGGCAAGCTGGGTGATGCAAGCCTCCTTCCAGCCGCCCTTGGTGGTCAACTGCGTGAAAAATGACTCCGGCTCCCACGCCATGATCAAAAGCAGCCAAGTCTTTGCCCTAAGTGTGTTGGAAGAAGGGCAAAAGTCCATGGCTCAAACCTTCTTTAAGCCCCAACGACGGGTCGGCAACAAGTTTGAAGAGGTAGAGTTTTACCTCGGAGAAACCGGCTGCCCGATCATCACTGACTCCCTCGGCTATGTAGAATGCCGCGTTGTTGGCGCTGTGGAACATGGCGACCACACCGTATTTGTGGGTGAAGTGATCGCCGCTGGCATCCACCGGGAAGGCAATCCGCTCCTTCTAGAAAGCACCGGCTGGCAATACGGCGGCTAG
- a CDS encoding ribbon-helix-helix protein, CopG family, with translation MKAEAFDQRFEQGETMTECLELAQARRPGHESRAVTIDFPEWMLEALDREARRLGVTRESIVKVWLAERLERVS, from the coding sequence ATGAAGGCAGAAGCATTTGATCAGCGCTTTGAGCAAGGTGAAACAATGACTGAATGTTTGGAGCTCGCTCAAGCTCGTCGCCCGGGACATGAATCTAGAGCGGTGACAATCGATTTTCCTGAATGGATGCTGGAGGCATTAGATCGGGAGGCAAGACGGCTTGGAGTGACTCGCGAATCAATTGTTAAAGTTTGGCTGGCTGAACGGCTTGAACGAGTGAGTTGA
- the thiD gene encoding bifunctional hydroxymethylpyrimidine kinase/phosphomethylpyrimidine kinase produces MNVPSIPVALTIAGSDSGGGAGIQADLRTFAMHKVHGTSALTCVTAQNTLGVTRVDALPPEAIAAQMQAVIEDIGLHAAKTGMLLNIGIIEQVAQCLEAWQLERLVVDPVMVSRTGAQLIDDDAIACLRSRLIPLAAVLTPNRYEAQILSGLEIQTLSDMKTAAELIYGLGAKAVLVKGGSMDAELRGVDVLFDGDRLQILRTQQIQTQDTHGTGCTLSAAIAANLALGHALNTAVRLAKDYVTTALHYSLRLGQGQGPVGHFFPLLSPVIPSEHP; encoded by the coding sequence ATGAACGTTCCATCTATCCCCGTTGCGCTCACCATTGCCGGATCGGATAGCGGCGGTGGAGCTGGCATTCAGGCCGACCTGCGCACCTTCGCCATGCACAAAGTCCACGGCACCAGCGCCCTCACCTGCGTCACCGCCCAAAATACCCTCGGGGTGACCCGCGTGGATGCCTTGCCGCCGGAAGCGATCGCTGCCCAGATGCAGGCGGTGATCGAGGATATTGGCCTGCACGCCGCCAAGACGGGAATGCTGCTGAATATCGGCATTATTGAACAGGTTGCCCAATGTCTAGAAGCCTGGCAGCTAGAGCGCTTGGTGGTTGATCCAGTCATGGTGTCGCGCACCGGAGCCCAGTTGATCGACGACGATGCGATCGCCTGCCTGCGATCGCGCCTGATTCCCCTGGCCGCCGTGCTAACCCCCAACCGCTACGAAGCTCAGATCCTCAGCGGTCTTGAGATCCAAACCCTGTCGGACATGAAAACTGCTGCTGAGCTGATCTATGGCCTCGGAGCCAAGGCCGTGCTGGTAAAAGGCGGCAGCATGGACGCAGAATTGCGCGGTGTGGATGTATTGTTCGATGGCGATCGCCTACAGATTTTACGCACCCAGCAGATCCAGACCCAAGACACCCACGGCACCGGCTGCACCCTCTCAGCAGCGATCGCCGCCAACCTAGCCCTGGGTCACGCGCTCAACACCGCCGTGCGCCTAGCGAAAGACTACGTCACCACTGCGCTGCACTATTCCCTACGCCTAGGCCAGGGTCAAGGGCCGGTTGGGCATTTCTTCCCGTTGCTCAGCCCCGTCATCCCATCGGAACATCCCTAA
- a CDS encoding HAD-IA family hydrolase, with translation MLKALLFDLDGTLTHSDPVHFETWAELLKGYGLTINLDFYKVHFNGRLNEHIIQDLLPQLSVDEGIQLSRYKEAEFRRRAATVLRPLAGLDVLLPWMNQRALKRAVVTNAPRDNAYFILQTLNFDEIFPVVILGEELERGKPDPLPYTFALDGLDIAPEEAIVFEDSPSGVQAAVAAGIPTVGIASSQPPEILYQAGATLVVSDFSDRRLFEQLLEPTEPLLSV, from the coding sequence ATGTTAAAAGCCCTCCTATTTGATCTTGATGGAACCTTAACCCACAGTGATCCGGTACATTTTGAGACTTGGGCAGAGCTGCTAAAGGGCTATGGCTTAACCATCAACCTGGATTTCTATAAAGTACATTTCAACGGCCGTCTGAATGAACATATCATCCAAGACCTGTTGCCCCAACTGTCTGTAGATGAAGGTATTCAGCTTAGCCGCTATAAAGAAGCTGAGTTTCGCCGCCGTGCGGCCACGGTTCTCCGTCCCCTAGCCGGTCTAGATGTGCTGCTGCCCTGGATGAACCAGCGTGCCCTCAAGCGCGCCGTGGTCACTAATGCTCCCCGAGATAATGCTTACTTCATCCTACAAACCCTAAATTTTGACGAGATCTTTCCGGTAGTAATTTTGGGGGAAGAACTGGAGCGCGGTAAGCCCGACCCCTTACCCTATACCTTCGCCCTCGATGGTCTTGATATTGCCCCAGAGGAAGCGATCGTGTTTGAAGACTCGCCCTCCGGTGTGCAGGCCGCCGTGGCAGCCGGCATTCCCACCGTGGGCATTGCCTCCAGCCAGCCGCCGGAGATTCTCTATCAAGCCGGAGCTACTCTCGTCGTGTCTGACTTCAGCGATCGCCGCCTGTTTGAACAACTCCTAGAGCCAACGGAACCCTTGCTTTCTGTCTAA
- a CDS encoding SagB/ThcOx family dehydrogenase, translating into MPATPDSQPSIARHYHERTKYDPDTIAAKSQPLDWNQQPVPFKDYKLGTSVDLKPYLTDEFDPTDATHQAWRRLSRLFLCSYGLTVKMVTMSGEPIYFRSAPSAGGLYPAELYLISRGTPLLPAGLYNYQPRSHSLLHFWDSEVWSGLQDACLWHSALQQTQMALVTTAVFFRSAWRYQARAYRRIFLDTGHLLGNIELACALNDYRPHLIGGFVDEAVNQLMYLNSDEEGATAVIPLADLLDVQQNLPIAATALPSKTHSDYPKISEGDLLGYLHQATQIHPEPAPPIKRVLIGPSRPVQPEPIAPPAEPVPDKYNFPFCLKVSTVSEAIQWGDRLADLETTMLKRRSTRAYSGADLTLDELRALLDFTYQPQHYIDQSFDRQPDYFDLSLIETFVAVSGVDGLEEGCYYYAPNAEELRQIRFKNFRRELHYLCLGQDLGRDAAAVVFHTADLERAIARYGDRVYRYLHMDAGHLGQRLNLGAIRLGLGVSGIAGFFDDSVNEVLGIPADEAVLYITTLGRPK; encoded by the coding sequence ATGCCAGCTACGCCAGACTCTCAACCGTCTATCGCTCGCCATTATCACGAACGCACCAAGTATGACCCCGATACTATCGCCGCCAAATCTCAGCCCCTAGACTGGAATCAGCAGCCGGTTCCGTTCAAGGACTATAAGCTAGGCACCTCGGTGGATCTCAAACCCTATCTAACCGATGAGTTTGACCCAACCGATGCCACCCACCAAGCCTGGCGGCGGCTGTCTCGGCTGTTTCTCTGCAGCTATGGGCTAACGGTGAAGATGGTGACCATGAGCGGCGAACCGATCTATTTTCGGTCGGCTCCCTCGGCCGGTGGTCTCTATCCGGCGGAACTCTACCTGATCTCCCGAGGCACGCCTCTCTTGCCAGCAGGACTGTATAACTATCAGCCGCGATCGCATTCCCTGCTGCATTTTTGGGACAGTGAAGTGTGGTCGGGATTGCAGGATGCTTGTTTGTGGCACTCTGCCCTCCAGCAAACCCAGATGGCCTTGGTAACCACGGCGGTCTTTTTCCGATCGGCCTGGCGCTACCAAGCTCGGGCCTATCGACGCATTTTCTTGGATACGGGGCATCTGCTGGGCAATATTGAACTAGCCTGCGCCCTCAATGACTATCGACCCCATTTGATTGGTGGCTTTGTGGATGAAGCCGTTAATCAACTGATGTATCTCAACTCAGACGAGGAAGGCGCAACAGCCGTCATTCCCCTCGCCGATCTGCTAGACGTGCAGCAAAATCTCCCGATCGCTGCCACGGCCCTGCCGTCTAAAACCCATAGCGACTATCCTAAAATTTCGGAGGGTGACCTCCTGGGCTATCTGCACCAAGCCACCCAGATTCATCCCGAGCCCGCTCCACCCATTAAGCGAGTGTTGATTGGCCCCTCTCGTCCGGTACAGCCCGAACCCATAGCCCCGCCTGCCGAACCTGTTCCCGATAAATACAACTTTCCCTTTTGCCTGAAGGTGTCCACGGTGTCTGAGGCAATTCAATGGGGCGATCGCCTCGCTGACCTAGAGACCACTATGCTCAAGCGCCGTTCCACCCGCGCCTACAGCGGAGCTGACCTAACCCTTGATGAACTGCGGGCGCTGCTCGATTTCACCTACCAACCCCAGCACTACATCGACCAAAGCTTCGATCGCCAGCCCGACTATTTCGACCTCAGCCTGATTGAGACCTTCGTGGCCGTATCTGGGGTGGATGGTCTGGAAGAAGGCTGCTACTACTACGCTCCCAATGCCGAAGAACTGCGACAAATTCGCTTCAAAAACTTTCGGCGAGAGCTGCATTACCTCTGCCTTGGGCAAGACCTAGGGCGCGACGCGGCGGCGGTGGTGTTCCATACCGCTGACCTAGAACGGGCGATCGCTCGATATGGCGATCGCGTCTATCGCTACCTACACATGGATGCCGGCCATCTAGGCCAGCGTCTGAACCTGGGTGCCATTCGCCTAGGTCTAGGGGTGAGCGGTATTGCTGGCTTTTTTGATGATTCGGTGAATGAAGTTCTAGGCATTCCTGCCGATGAAGCGGTGCTATACATCACGACGTTGGGACGTCCGAAGTAA
- a CDS encoding BrnT family toxin produces the protein MEFEFDLHKSQSNQQKHGIDFTEAQQLWMDIDRIEIPARTEDEARFLVIGKVKAKHWSAVITYRESRVRIISVRRARIEEVDIYEGRSI, from the coding sequence ATGGAGTTTGAGTTTGATCTACACAAGAGTCAATCTAATCAGCAAAAGCACGGCATTGACTTTACAGAAGCTCAACAATTGTGGATGGATATTGATCGTATTGAAATCCCTGCTAGAACCGAGGATGAAGCCAGGTTTTTAGTGATCGGTAAAGTTAAGGCTAAACATTGGTCAGCGGTGATTACCTATCGAGAATCAAGAGTCCGAATCATATCCGTTCGACGGGCACGAATAGAGGAGGTAGATATTTATGAAGGCAGAAGCATTTGA